The segment TTGCGAATCACGGTTTGGATATTCCGGAAGTTCCTGAGCGGATAAAACGCATTTTCCCAACAGCTATGCAAATTTCTCCAGAGTGGCATATCAAAATGCAAGCCGCATTTCAGAAGTTTTGTGATAATGCGGTGTCGAAGACGGTGAACCTCCCGCATAACGCGACGTTGATCGATGTTGAAAATGCAATTCTTCTTGCCTACAAGCTCGGTTGCAAGGGCATTACGGTGTATCGGCAGGGGAGTAGGAGTGATGAAATTTTCAAACTGGCGGAGGTTATTCAGCGAAAACGTCCCGCGAAGATACCGCGCGTCCTTGATGCGCTTAAGAATCGCTTGGAGAATAAAGCGCTAGACGAGTTTTCTTGAGTTTTTGTGTGTGGTTGTGGCGGCGTGGCTTGTTGTGGAGTACAGCGTTCTCCGTGGCGTTCCGTGGGTTACGTGAAGAGCCCCCAAAAGCTTGCTTTTCCGCCTGTTTTGTCTTTTACGCCAGAAGGATCGCAGGTTTGTGTTTTCTCGTCGTAGCACTCTCCGCCTGCTTCGATGCATTTGGCTCTGCACTTGCCGACGTCCTCTCCGCCAATGCAACATCGATCTCCCTTCGTTGCTTGGGTGAGGAGGGTGTTTGTTTGCTGGAAGCCTTCCGTTGCGGCGCCGGAGGGGGGTTTTGTAGCGAGAAAAACTGTTGTAATCGCTGCTATGGCGATGAGGCTTACAATGCCAAGGAGAAGGAGAATTGATGCATCCTCCTTTGGGAGCGGTGATGATGCTTCTCCGTCTTTTGCGTTGTGCTTGTTCGTTTTTTTGCGCGGCATAGGAGATATTTCTTTTTGGATTTTTTATTTTTTTTGGTTTGAAGGGAGAAAAGGCACGAGCGTTGTTTTTTTGCCTTAGAACGTAAAGAAAGGTTTAAAAGGAGAGAGGGGCTCTCTACGAGCAGCATGGTTCAGTTTGGTTTGATGGGTTTGCACGTATTGGAGGGTGCCTGCGCGAGGAGCGCTGGTTGTCTTCATTGCTAGGCGGCGCTCTTTTTCTTTGCTAAAGCGTTGTTTTGTGTTCATGGCGGTAGTGGCGTAATGGTTAGCGTGGAGGCCTGTGGAGCCTCAGGACGGGGTTCGATTCCCCGCTACCGCCTCTCTCCCTCTTTTTTCTTTTGGTGCCGCGTTCTTTTTTTTGAAGGGAGTTGGTTTTGAAGGGGGAGTGAGCGGAGCCGTTAGAGGAGGTTGTTTTTGCGAAAGCTGAAGAAGTCCGTTTCTGAGACGATGATGTGGTCGAGGAGGGGGATGCCGAGGACCTCTCCTGCGAGGGCGATTTGTTCGGTGGCGGCAAGGTCGCTGTCGCTTGGGAGGGGAGATCCTGAAGGGTGGTTGTGGACGAGGATGAGCGCGGTCGCGCTTTCGCGAATGGCAGGCTTGAAAACTTCTCGTGGGTGAAGGAGCGAGGCGTTAACGGTTCCGATAGAAATGACTTCTTCTTCAATGATGTGGTTTCTCGCGTTAAGGTAGAGCGCGATAAGTTGTTCCTTGTCCAGGTGGCAGAGTTTTGTCGTGTAGAGCTGGGCGAGTTGGGTTGTGCTGTGCACTTCTTCTCTTGAGGGTGCTGTGAGTGTTTTTTGGCGTCTTGCGAGTTCGAAGTGGGCGATGATGGCAGATGCTTTGGCAAGGCCGATGCCTGGAAAGTGTTGGAGTTCTGAGAGGGTTGTTCTGCTCAAGCCGTTGAGGTCCTGCCATGAGAGAAGGCGTGTTGCGAGGGTGACCGCGTTGGCTTTGGGTGTTCCTGTAGCGATGATGAGGGCGAGGAGTTCTGCTTCTGAGAGGGACGTTGGGCCATGGCGGAGAAGGCGTTCTCTCGGCCGAAGGTTTTCTGGGAGGTCGTGAAGCCGCACAGGGTTTGGCGAGAAGAATGCTGTTTTTTTGAGTTTCTCGTCTTGTACCGGATTTTTTTTGTTCTCGTTTTTTGAGAGAGGTTAAGAGAACCAGTCGGCGATGATGGTGTTGCTCGTTGTGTAGTCTTCGTCAATCGCCAGCCAGTGGTTTGCGCCTTCCAGGACGATGAGGGTCGCGCTTTCCCAGTTCTTGACGAGGCGTTTACTGAGTTCGAGCGGGACGAGGTCGTCTTGGTCTCCGTGGAGAATGAGGGTTTCTGTTCGGGGTTTTGGCCCGTGCAGGATGCGCTTGCTCCATGTTTGCGCGTCTTGATAGACGCAGAAGTGGAGCCGATGGCTCGGCTTCCCGTGGAGGGTGTACGTTATCCATCCTGTTTTCTTCCATTCTGTGATGGAGAATCGTTTCTTC is part of the Candidatus Woesearchaeota archaeon genome and harbors:
- a CDS encoding JAB domain-containing protein, translating into MRLHDLPENLRPRERLLRHGPTSLSEAELLALIIATGTPKANAVTLATRLLSWQDLNGLSRTTLSELQHFPGIGLAKASAIIAHFELARRQKTLTAPSREEVHSTTQLAQLYTTKLCHLDKEQLIALYLNARNHIIEEEVISIGTVNASLLHPREVFKPAIRESATALILVHNHPSGSPLPSDSDLAATEQIALAGEVLGIPLLDHIIVSETDFFSFRKNNLL